The following are from one region of the Polyangiaceae bacterium genome:
- the kbl gene encoding glycine C-acetyltransferase: MYQRAREIYQRELSGIREAGLYKDERVITTPQGASIRSAGKEVLNFCANNYLGLSSHPAVIEGAKQALDSHGFGLSSVRFICGTQDLHKSLEARISKFFGTDDAILYSSCFDANGGLFEVMLGAEDAIISDALNHASIIDGIRLCKAERHRYANGDMAELEAALKKTQDKRLRLVATDGVFSMDGYLAKLDRICDLADRYDAMVMVDDSHATGFIGPTGRGTPEHHGVLSRIDVLTSTLGKALGGASGGFTTGRKEIVELLRQRSRPYLFSNTLAPAVAGASLAVFDLLDQSGELRERVMGNAKRFRAGMTKSGFAIKDGIHPIVPVMIGDAKLAQDMAARLLGEGIYVIGFSYPVVPKGEARIRVQLSAQHTPEQVDRAIDAFTRVGREMGVL, encoded by the coding sequence ATGTATCAGCGAGCACGGGAGATCTACCAGCGAGAGCTGTCCGGCATCCGCGAAGCGGGGCTGTACAAGGACGAGCGGGTGATCACGACGCCCCAGGGCGCCAGCATCCGCTCCGCCGGCAAGGAGGTGCTGAACTTCTGCGCCAACAACTACCTGGGCCTCTCGTCTCACCCGGCCGTGATCGAAGGCGCCAAGCAGGCTCTGGACAGCCACGGCTTCGGGCTCTCCTCCGTGCGGTTCATCTGCGGCACCCAAGACCTGCACAAGTCGCTGGAGGCGCGCATCTCCAAGTTCTTCGGCACGGACGACGCGATCCTCTATTCGTCCTGCTTCGACGCGAACGGCGGCCTGTTCGAGGTGATGCTGGGGGCGGAGGACGCCATCATCAGCGACGCCCTGAATCATGCGTCCATCATCGACGGCATCCGGCTGTGCAAGGCGGAGCGCCACCGCTACGCCAACGGAGACATGGCAGAGCTCGAGGCCGCACTGAAGAAGACCCAAGACAAGCGCCTGCGCCTGGTCGCCACGGACGGCGTGTTCAGCATGGACGGCTACCTGGCCAAGCTGGATCGGATCTGCGACCTGGCGGACCGCTACGACGCCATGGTGATGGTGGACGACTCCCACGCCACCGGCTTCATCGGCCCTACGGGCCGCGGCACGCCGGAGCACCACGGCGTGCTGAGCCGCATCGACGTGCTGACCAGCACCCTGGGCAAGGCGCTGGGCGGCGCCAGCGGCGGCTTCACCACGGGGCGCAAGGAAATCGTCGAGCTGCTCCGCCAGCGCTCACGGCCGTACCTGTTCTCGAACACGCTGGCCCCCGCCGTGGCCGGCGCCAGCCTGGCCGTGTTCGACCTCTTGGATCAGAGTGGCGAGCTGCGCGAGCGCGTGATGGGCAACGCCAAGAGGTTCCGCGCCGGCATGACAAAATCAGGATTCGCCATCAAAGACGGCATCCACCCGATCGTCCCGGTCATGATCGGAGACGCCAAGCTGGCTCAAGACATGGCCGCACGCCTCTTGGGCGAAGGCATCTACGTGATCGGCTTCTCGTACCCGGTGGTGCCCAAGGGCGAAGCGCGGATTCGCGTTCAGCTCTCCGCCCAGCACACGCCGGAGCAGGTGGACCGCGCCATCGACGCGTTCACCCGCGTCGGCCGGGAAATGGGCGTGCTTTAG
- a CDS encoding zinc-binding dehydrogenase, translating into MPELMRALVYDREKDPWEESRGLRMEEVPKITLDERTDYHDRSRVLVKPRYVGFCGSDRGIWFRKAFKDMILGSLDNESKALREPKNQRVIGHELFGEVVAVGSDAKRSYGLEVGDFVAAESHIYCGVCYQCRVGDAHVCADDLIIGISYDGAFGDYVKLPAQVIWRTDTSKIRPEVAAIQEPFGNAVHACTKVNLRGKRVAIVGCGTIGLFAVAIARALGASMIIGVEPVAVHADMARRLGADAVLTPGDSPDGYSHDPDLAAHIEKLTDGVGVDVVLEMSGLNSSVNNAIHCVRRGGDVILFGLKSGDAIIESFDRVIVDGIAMHSVIGRRIPETWHITRHLLESRDPNIHDLIWEVILNRGDGPIVEFDKYDKNAFEERIQTFPKVVLKF; encoded by the coding sequence ATGCCTGAGCTCATGCGCGCGCTGGTGTACGACCGCGAGAAGGACCCTTGGGAAGAGTCTCGCGGCCTGCGGATGGAAGAGGTTCCCAAGATCACACTGGACGAGCGCACGGACTATCACGATCGCTCCCGAGTGCTGGTGAAGCCGCGTTACGTCGGCTTCTGCGGCTCGGATCGCGGCATCTGGTTCCGCAAAGCGTTCAAGGACATGATCTTGGGCTCGCTGGACAACGAGTCCAAGGCGCTGCGTGAGCCGAAGAACCAGCGGGTGATCGGCCACGAGCTGTTCGGCGAGGTCGTCGCCGTGGGCAGCGACGCCAAGCGCAGCTACGGCCTCGAGGTCGGCGACTTCGTCGCGGCGGAGAGTCACATCTACTGCGGCGTCTGCTACCAGTGCCGCGTGGGCGACGCCCACGTGTGCGCCGACGACCTGATCATCGGCATCAGCTACGACGGCGCCTTCGGCGACTACGTGAAGCTGCCGGCGCAGGTGATCTGGCGCACGGACACCTCCAAGATCCGCCCCGAGGTGGCTGCCATCCAGGAGCCCTTCGGCAACGCCGTGCACGCCTGCACCAAGGTGAACCTGCGCGGCAAGCGCGTCGCTATCGTGGGCTGCGGCACCATTGGCCTGTTCGCCGTGGCCATCGCCCGCGCCCTGGGCGCCAGCATGATCATCGGCGTGGAGCCGGTGGCGGTGCACGCGGACATGGCGCGTCGCCTGGGCGCCGACGCGGTGCTGACCCCCGGAGACAGCCCCGACGGCTACTCCCACGACCCGGATCTCGCGGCGCACATCGAGAAGCTCACGGACGGCGTGGGCGTGGACGTGGTGCTCGAGATGAGCGGCCTCAATTCCAGCGTCAACAACGCCATCCACTGCGTGCGCCGCGGCGGGGACGTGATCCTGTTCGGCCTCAAGAGCGGCGATGCCATCATCGAGAGCTTCGACCGCGTGATCGTGGACGGCATCGCGATGCACAGCGTGATCGGCCGGCGCATTCCGGAAACCTGGCACATCACTCGGCACCTGCTCGAGAGCCGAGACCCGAACATCCACGACCTCATCTGGGAAGTGATCCTGAACCGCGGGGACGGCCCCATCGTGGAGTTCGACAAGTACGACAAGAACGCCTTCGAGGAGCGCATCCAGACGTTCCCCAAGGTCGTACTGAAGTTCTGA
- a CDS encoding metallophosphoesterase, whose product MKPLLPAVALALLLSACSSTEETRNPLSPAVLLTNEQTLTPVLAPMSPADARSPSDPAERDAMLAEGFGDLVTGPGEGYVTRTPDGSDPPAPGAAPKRLVRFVHMPDLQLADDESPTRLAAFDTAGLTAGAFRPQDAFECRILNAAVRTVNAVSKKDPFDFLLLGGDNADSSQQNEVDWVMAILDGASKVECDSGADDDPVPGPNNDGKDPFTAPGLTVPWYWVTGNHDILVQGNLPVTAEKDTEALGDNSVGGTRDWSQPGGPIFKGPVVPDPNRHLLDRKALMSRIAADGDGHGVGSAQMASGKAIYTFDVPDTPLRFLVLDTAAESGGSEGLIRQGDIDTVIKPLLDQAKTDGKIVSLASHHAVTSLGDGHGLGGSVQADAVTPDAWLDFIGGYDNVLLSFVGHSHENRVRVIGPQSGGHSWWEVMTSALADFPNQLRVIEIWDEDNGWLRVHATNLDWNDMGDKVAREGRKLGVLDYVSGWIPGEAPGTPEDRNVDLWIQKP is encoded by the coding sequence GTGAAGCCTTTACTGCCGGCCGTCGCCCTTGCCCTTCTCCTTTCCGCCTGCAGCTCCACGGAAGAGACAAGAAACCCTCTGTCTCCCGCGGTGCTGCTGACGAACGAGCAAACCCTCACTCCGGTGCTCGCGCCGATGAGCCCTGCGGATGCGCGGAGCCCATCGGATCCCGCCGAGCGCGACGCGATGCTGGCCGAGGGCTTTGGCGATCTCGTCACCGGCCCCGGCGAGGGCTACGTCACGCGCACGCCGGACGGCAGCGATCCCCCCGCGCCCGGCGCGGCTCCCAAGCGCTTGGTGCGCTTCGTCCACATGCCCGACTTGCAGCTCGCCGACGACGAGTCCCCTACGCGCCTCGCGGCCTTCGACACCGCGGGGCTGACGGCCGGCGCATTCCGCCCACAAGATGCCTTCGAGTGCCGCATCCTCAACGCGGCGGTGCGCACGGTGAACGCCGTGAGCAAGAAGGATCCCTTCGACTTCCTGCTCCTCGGCGGCGACAACGCCGACAGCTCTCAGCAGAACGAGGTGGATTGGGTGATGGCCATCCTCGATGGCGCCTCCAAGGTGGAGTGCGACTCCGGCGCCGACGACGATCCAGTGCCGGGCCCGAACAACGACGGCAAGGATCCGTTCACCGCCCCCGGGCTCACGGTGCCTTGGTACTGGGTGACGGGGAACCACGACATCTTGGTGCAGGGCAACCTGCCGGTGACCGCCGAGAAAGACACCGAGGCCCTGGGCGACAACTCCGTGGGCGGCACTCGCGATTGGTCCCAGCCCGGCGGACCGATCTTCAAGGGCCCGGTGGTACCGGATCCCAATCGCCACCTGCTCGACCGCAAAGCGCTCATGAGCCGCATCGCCGCTGACGGCGACGGCCACGGCGTGGGCTCCGCGCAAATGGCGTCGGGCAAGGCCATCTACACCTTCGACGTGCCGGACACGCCGCTCCGCTTCCTGGTGCTGGACACCGCCGCGGAGAGCGGCGGCTCCGAAGGCCTGATCCGCCAGGGCGACATCGACACGGTGATCAAGCCGCTGCTCGACCAGGCCAAGACCGACGGCAAGATCGTGAGCCTCGCCTCCCACCACGCCGTCACCTCCCTGGGAGACGGCCACGGCCTGGGCGGCAGCGTGCAGGCCGACGCCGTGACGCCGGACGCCTGGCTCGACTTCATCGGCGGCTACGACAACGTGCTCTTGAGCTTCGTGGGCCACAGCCACGAGAACCGCGTCCGCGTCATCGGCCCCCAGAGCGGCGGGCACTCGTGGTGGGAGGTGATGACCAGCGCGCTGGCGGACTTCCCGAACCAGCTCCGCGTGATCGAGATCTGGGACGAGGACAACGGCTGGCTCCGCGTGCACGCCACCAACCTCGACTGGAACGACATGGGCGACAAGGTCGCGCGAGAAGGCCGCAAGCTCGGCGTGCTCGACTACGTCTCCGGCTGGATCCCGGGCGAAGCGCCGGGCACACCGGAAGATCGCAACGTCGATCTCTGGATCCAGAAGCCCTGA
- the solA gene encoding N-methyl-L-tryptophan oxidase: protein MGAERADVVVLGLGGMGSAAAHHLARRGAKVLGIEQHGIAHALGSSHGETRVIRRAYFEHPDYVPLLTRAYELWDELEAQTETKLFERTGVLLVGPRDGVVVPAVERVAKLYGMELSSFPAAELAERYPGFSASPDETAVLEHDAGYLLVEECVRAHARIAREHGARLWTDCRVDEFGQDESGVWLSTERGRVSAARLVVCAGPWSERFLPELPLEVRRKVLLWLRAEPRAYSPADGTPVFGFEDSGRFFYGFPALEPGVVKVALHTGGTRVCAADRPQRNLEAADVDEIKALCRAHLPKVEPVVLRHAVCMYTMTPDEHFVVDRDDNVAFAAGLSGHGFKMAPVIGEALADLALDGRTELPIGFLSAARFAH from the coding sequence ATGGGTGCCGAGAGGGCGGACGTCGTGGTGTTGGGGCTCGGCGGGATGGGCAGCGCGGCGGCCCATCACCTCGCGCGGCGAGGAGCGAAGGTGCTGGGCATCGAGCAGCACGGGATCGCGCACGCGCTCGGCAGCTCCCACGGGGAGACGCGGGTGATCCGCCGGGCGTACTTCGAGCATCCGGACTACGTGCCGCTCTTGACCCGCGCGTACGAGCTTTGGGACGAGCTCGAAGCACAGACCGAGACGAAGCTCTTCGAGCGCACCGGCGTGCTGTTGGTCGGTCCCCGCGACGGCGTCGTCGTTCCCGCCGTCGAGCGCGTCGCGAAATTGTACGGCATGGAGCTGTCGTCCTTCCCTGCGGCGGAGCTGGCCGAGCGCTATCCGGGATTTTCGGCGAGCCCCGACGAGACGGCGGTGCTCGAGCACGACGCGGGTTATCTGCTGGTGGAGGAATGCGTGCGCGCTCACGCGCGGATCGCCCGAGAGCACGGCGCGCGGCTGTGGACCGACTGCCGCGTGGACGAGTTCGGCCAGGACGAGAGCGGCGTGTGGCTTTCGACCGAGCGGGGACGCGTGAGCGCGGCGCGCCTGGTGGTGTGCGCCGGGCCGTGGAGCGAGCGCTTCTTGCCCGAGCTGCCCCTCGAGGTGCGACGCAAGGTGCTGCTGTGGCTCCGCGCCGAGCCCCGGGCCTACTCGCCCGCGGACGGCACGCCGGTGTTCGGGTTCGAGGATTCCGGGCGCTTCTTCTACGGATTTCCGGCCCTGGAGCCCGGGGTGGTGAAAGTGGCGCTCCATACGGGCGGGACGCGAGTTTGCGCGGCGGACCGACCCCAGAGAAACCTGGAAGCGGCGGACGTGGACGAGATCAAGGCGCTGTGTCGAGCGCACCTGCCCAAGGTGGAGCCCGTGGTGCTGCGCCACGCGGTGTGCATGTACACCATGACTCCGGACGAGCACTTCGTAGTCGACCGCGACGACAACGTGGCGTTCGCCGCGGGGCTATCCGGTCACGGCTTCAAGATGGCGCCGGTGATCGGTGAGGCGCTGGCGGATCTCGCGCTCGACGGTCGCACGGAGCTGCCCATCGGGTTCCTGTCGGCGGCGCGCTTCGCTCACTGA
- a CDS encoding carbohydrate kinase translates to MTRLVSWGELLWDLFPDGPRLGGGAANVAYHAAVLGAEAALVSRVGNDELGRRAVAELSAKGVDVSAVQVDAAAPTGSVRVELEDGEPHFTLAQGAAWDRIRAPEASFLQSADVICFGTLAQRTPLASGELSRALGGATLLRVCDLNVRPPHTTREAIDAAIRQADAIKLNEGEAAVLREMYAVTDAVELLLRSAHTVALTRGARGSTLYTHAQEVSRDGLAIPHDAGDRVGAGDAYTAVLALGLARRLPLEELAERANRYAAWVASMPGAMPPPPSFLGDVIIK, encoded by the coding sequence ATGACGCGCCTCGTCTCCTGGGGGGAGCTCTTGTGGGACTTGTTCCCGGACGGCCCGCGGCTGGGTGGCGGTGCCGCCAACGTCGCCTATCACGCCGCGGTGCTCGGGGCCGAGGCCGCGCTGGTGAGCCGCGTGGGGAACGACGAGCTGGGCCGGCGTGCCGTAGCGGAGCTTTCTGCGAAGGGCGTGGACGTCAGCGCGGTGCAAGTCGATGCAGCCGCGCCGACGGGCAGCGTGCGCGTGGAGCTCGAAGACGGCGAGCCGCACTTCACGCTGGCGCAAGGCGCCGCGTGGGATCGCATTCGAGCTCCGGAAGCGTCGTTCCTGCAGAGCGCAGACGTGATCTGCTTCGGCACCCTGGCGCAGCGCACGCCGTTGGCGTCGGGAGAGCTATCACGCGCCCTCGGCGGTGCGACGCTCTTGCGCGTGTGCGACCTGAACGTGCGCCCGCCGCACACCACCCGCGAAGCGATCGACGCCGCCATCCGGCAGGCGGACGCCATCAAGCTGAACGAAGGCGAAGCCGCCGTGCTGAGGGAGATGTACGCCGTGACGGACGCCGTGGAGCTCCTGCTCCGGAGCGCGCACACCGTGGCGCTCACCCGCGGCGCTCGCGGCTCCACGCTCTACACCCACGCGCAGGAAGTGAGCCGCGACGGCCTGGCCATCCCGCACGATGCAGGAGACCGCGTAGGTGCGGGGGACGCCTACACCGCCGTACTCGCCTTGGGCCTGGCGCGAAGACTTCCGCTCGAAGAGCTGGCGGAGCGCGCCAACCGCTACGCCGCCTGGGTGGCGTCGATGCCCGGCGCCATGCCACCGCCACCGTCCTTTCTCGGAGACGTCATCATAAAGTAA
- a CDS encoding TMEM165/GDT1 family protein, producing MDLKLLASTFAAVFLAELGDKTQLATLTLAAGSKSRLAVFVGSALALTATSAIAVLAGDALTRVVSPLWLRRIAGVAFLLLGALYLLSRGDS from the coding sequence ATGGATCTCAAGCTACTCGCGTCCACCTTTGCCGCCGTCTTCCTCGCCGAGCTCGGTGACAAGACGCAGCTCGCCACGCTGACCCTGGCCGCCGGCAGCAAATCCCGCCTCGCCGTGTTCGTCGGCTCCGCCCTGGCCCTCACGGCCACCTCCGCCATCGCCGTGCTCGCGGGCGACGCCCTTACCCGCGTCGTGTCCCCGCTTTGGCTGCGCCGCATCGCAGGCGTCGCATTCCTGCTGCTCGGCGCGCTGTACCTACTGTCCCGCGGCGATTCCTGA